One region of Halohasta litchfieldiae genomic DNA includes:
- a CDS encoding class I SAM-dependent methyltransferase: MGREVRTVGVDFSRGQLRGAVDIAPPAAVVQGDMAALPFSAGGFDAVTAYHSLIHILAAEQQAVIDEFARVLRPGGRVLVTAGTVDWRGTNPDWLDTGVEMQWQIAGAGATRGQLAAAGFTITDNWTGTVNLDGNEEWVFLAGRLDG; this comes from the coding sequence GTGGGCCGCGAGGTGCGCACCGTTGGGGTTGATTTCTCGCGGGGACAGCTCCGCGGGGCAGTCGACATCGCCCCGCCTGCGGCAGTCGTGCAGGGTGATATGGCGGCGCTCCCGTTCAGTGCTGGTGGGTTCGATGCGGTGACGGCGTACCATTCGCTGATTCATATTCTAGCCGCGGAGCAGCAGGCGGTCATTGATGAGTTCGCGCGTGTGTTGCGTCCCGGCGGGCGGGTGCTCGTCACAGCGGGGACTGTCGACTGGCGTGGGACGAATCCGGACTGGCTCGATACCGGTGTCGAAATGCAGTGGCAGATCGCTGGTGCGGGCGCGACGCGAGGGCAGTTGGCGGCTGCTGGGTTCACGATCACCGACAACTGGACCGGTACTGTGAATTTGGATGGCAATGAGGAGTGGGTCTTCTTGGCTGGTCGACTGGATGGGTAG
- a CDS encoding DUF7345 domain-containing protein, translated as MNAGRRGLLVICLVVAVTALGGMTLLADPVDAQSESPLLQQIDLETDTVRIGIDLYEDGSATWTIEFWSALETDDRTAAFESLQDDIQANPANFTGSFADSINGTVDAARASTGREMTASNFTVATERQTLGREYGVVSYSFEWTGFARVEGEKLHAGDAIEGLYLDDGTRLLVSWPAEYEPQSVTPEPDDRRDTAVIWQGANTEFVDGEPRVVVAPAGIGLGPIAGVLGILVVLAGLGGWLYRRRSTATTTDSADGTPTPNADATATKSAAASTTDAADAPEETDDTAELESTESAETDQSSETESADSEPDTSLLSNEEQVMQLLEANGGRMKQQTAVEELDWTDAKTSKVVSGMREAGTIESFRIGRENVLTTPEDDLGEINE; from the coding sequence ATGAACGCTGGCCGTCGCGGACTGCTGGTCATCTGTCTCGTGGTTGCAGTCACGGCTCTCGGCGGGATGACACTCCTCGCCGACCCCGTCGACGCCCAATCGGAGTCGCCGCTCCTCCAACAGATAGATCTCGAAACCGATACCGTGCGGATCGGGATCGATCTCTACGAAGACGGTTCGGCGACGTGGACCATCGAGTTCTGGAGTGCGCTCGAAACCGACGACCGAACGGCGGCCTTCGAGTCGTTACAGGACGATATTCAAGCAAATCCGGCCAACTTCACGGGATCGTTCGCCGACAGTATCAACGGCACAGTCGACGCCGCCCGCGCGTCGACCGGCAGAGAAATGACGGCCTCGAATTTCACCGTCGCCACCGAGCGACAGACCCTCGGCCGCGAGTACGGGGTCGTCAGCTACTCCTTCGAGTGGACCGGCTTCGCCCGCGTCGAGGGCGAGAAACTCCACGCCGGCGATGCCATCGAGGGGCTGTATCTCGATGACGGAACCCGGCTCCTCGTCAGTTGGCCCGCGGAGTACGAGCCGCAGTCAGTAACCCCGGAGCCTGACGACCGACGCGATACCGCAGTCATCTGGCAGGGTGCCAACACCGAGTTCGTCGACGGCGAACCACGCGTCGTCGTCGCCCCAGCCGGAATCGGTCTCGGACCGATTGCCGGTGTGTTAGGCATCCTTGTCGTCCTCGCGGGCCTCGGTGGCTGGCTCTACCGTCGACGGTCGACTGCGACCACGACCGATTCGGCGGACGGCACACCGACCCCCAACGCCGACGCGACGGCGACCAAGTCGGCGGCCGCATCGACGACTGACGCGGCCGATGCCCCCGAGGAGACGGACGATACAGCCGAGCTGGAGTCGACTGAGTCAGCAGAGACCGACCAGTCATCGGAGACTGAGTCGGCAGATTCCGAACCGGACACGTCGCTGTTGAGCAACGAGGAGCAGGTCATGCAGCTGCTCGAAGCCAACGGCGGCCGGATGAAACAGCAAACGGCTGTCGAGGAACTCGACTGGACAGACGCCAAGACCAGCAAGGTGGTAAGCGGGATGCGCGAAGCGGGAACCATCGAGTCGTTCCGGATCGGCCGCGAAAACGTTCTCACAACGCCCGAAGACGATTTGGGCGAGATCAACGAGTGA
- a CDS encoding rhomboid family intramembrane serine protease, translating into MTRSPTLETLGLFLIVFALQGVAALVGLVGLFVLAPPLTTSPWTIVTSVYAHASIGHLLSNSLALLLGGLLVERRTTRWQFHLFFLTVGALAGITQVVLSGVIGPATAVLGASGAVFGLFGYLLAGNVVTASLLDRVRLSPRAQFGLFALAALVVTVATGRPGVALVAHFTGLLLGLLAGAAGVLDR; encoded by the coding sequence ATGACGCGGAGTCCTACGCTGGAGACGCTTGGTCTCTTCCTGATCGTCTTTGCCCTCCAAGGTGTCGCTGCGCTCGTCGGCCTTGTCGGGCTGTTCGTGCTCGCGCCGCCGCTGACCACCAGCCCGTGGACCATCGTGACGAGTGTGTACGCCCACGCCTCAATTGGCCATCTGCTTTCGAACAGCCTCGCGCTGCTGCTCGGCGGGCTGCTGGTCGAGCGCCGGACCACTCGCTGGCAGTTCCACCTGTTTTTCCTCACGGTTGGTGCGCTGGCGGGGATCACACAGGTCGTGCTGAGTGGCGTGATCGGTCCGGCCACGGCGGTGCTGGGCGCGAGCGGGGCGGTGTTCGGGCTGTTCGGCTACCTGCTGGCCGGGAACGTCGTGACGGCGTCGCTGTTGGATCGTGTGCGACTCTCGCCGCGGGCGCAGTTCGGGTTGTTCGCGCTGGCGGCGCTTGTGGTGACAGTGGCGACTGGTCGACCGGGCGTCGCGCTGGTGGCCCACTTTACCGGACTCCTGCTCGGGTTGCTGGCTGGCGCGGCTGGCGTGTTGGACCGGTAG
- the tuf gene encoding translation elongation factor EF-1 subunit alpha — protein sequence MSEKPHQNLAIIGHVDHGKSTLVGRLLYETGSVPEHVIEQHKEEAEEKGKGGFEFAYVMDNLAEERERGVTIDIAHQEFDTDKYYFTIVDCPGHRDFVKNMITGASQADNAVLVVAADDGVAPQTREHVFLARTLGINELIIGVNKMDLVDYKEDSYNDVKEEVTQLLKQVRFQTDNAEFIPISAFEGDNISERSEETDWYDGHTLLEALNDLPEVEPPTDAPLRLPIQDVYTISGIGTVPVGRIETGTLEAGNNVSFQPSDVGGEVKTVEMHHEEVPSAGPGDNVGFNVRGIGKDDIRRGDVCGPADDPPSVAETFQAQLVVMQHPSVITAGYTPVFHAHTAQVACTIESIDQKLDPATGEVAEEEPDFIKSGDAAIVTVRPQKPLSIEPSGEIPELGSFAVRDMGQTIAAGKVLEVNER from the coding sequence ATGAGTGAGAAACCGCACCAGAACTTGGCCATCATTGGCCACGTCGACCACGGCAAAAGCACGCTCGTCGGACGCCTCCTGTACGAGACAGGATCCGTCCCCGAGCACGTGATTGAACAGCACAAAGAAGAAGCCGAAGAGAAAGGCAAGGGTGGATTCGAGTTCGCCTACGTGATGGACAACCTCGCAGAGGAGCGAGAGCGTGGTGTCACCATCGACATCGCCCATCAGGAATTCGACACGGACAAATACTACTTCACGATTGTAGACTGTCCAGGCCACCGGGACTTCGTCAAGAACATGATCACCGGTGCCTCGCAGGCTGACAACGCGGTGCTCGTCGTCGCAGCCGACGACGGTGTCGCCCCGCAGACCCGCGAGCACGTGTTCCTCGCCCGAACGCTCGGTATCAACGAGCTCATCATCGGTGTCAACAAGATGGACCTTGTTGATTACAAAGAAGACAGCTACAACGATGTCAAAGAGGAGGTCACGCAGCTCCTCAAACAGGTCCGTTTCCAGACCGACAACGCAGAGTTCATCCCGATCTCGGCGTTCGAGGGTGACAACATCTCGGAGCGCTCCGAGGAAACTGACTGGTACGACGGTCACACCCTCCTCGAAGCACTGAACGACCTGCCGGAAGTCGAGCCGCCGACAGACGCGCCGCTCCGACTCCCAATTCAGGACGTTTACACGATCTCCGGCATCGGTACGGTCCCAGTGGGACGTATCGAGACCGGAACGCTCGAAGCAGGTAACAACGTCTCCTTCCAGCCATCGGACGTCGGTGGCGAAGTCAAGACCGTCGAGATGCACCACGAAGAGGTGCCAAGCGCCGGTCCCGGTGACAACGTCGGATTCAACGTCCGTGGCATCGGCAAGGACGACATCCGCCGCGGTGACGTCTGTGGGCCGGCCGACGACCCACCAAGCGTTGCCGAGACGTTCCAGGCTCAGCTCGTCGTGATGCAGCACCCATCGGTGATTACGGCTGGCTACACGCCTGTCTTCCACGCCCACACCGCACAGGTCGCCTGTACGATCGAGTCCATCGATCAGAAGCTCGACCCCGCCACGGGTGAGGTCGCAGAAGAAGAGCCTGACTTCATCAAGTCCGGCGACGCCGCAATCGTGACCGTTCGGCCACAGAAACCGCTCAGCATCGAGCCATCCGGCGAGATCCCTGAACTCGGCAGCTTCGCTGTCCGTGACATGGGTCAGACCATCGCAGCAGGCAAAGTGCTCGAAGTCAACGAGCGATAA
- a CDS encoding DUF1028 domain-containing protein translates to MTFSLCVREPYQDADDSRQYRFGVAVTTRLPGVGALCPFVSEAGAVAVQSHVSETLGERTLSYLDDGLAIDDAVEALLNADDNRRNRQVHGVDTEGSVVFTGSQCNDHAGHRDTGQCTVAGNLLTDEAVLDATASTYESDAFGEAPLAERLVDALAAGIEAGGDKRESLSVGSAALKVVTTEEQGYRRFYNDLRVDASETPVADLRTTYEAALLGYEQSLDEYATADEIESLGPE, encoded by the coding sequence ATGACGTTCAGTCTCTGCGTGCGCGAGCCCTACCAAGACGCCGACGACAGTCGACAGTATCGGTTCGGCGTTGCCGTCACGACTCGCCTGCCGGGGGTCGGCGCGCTCTGTCCGTTCGTCTCCGAAGCCGGTGCGGTCGCGGTCCAGAGCCACGTCAGCGAGACCCTCGGCGAGCGCACGCTGTCGTATCTCGATGACGGCCTCGCCATTGATGACGCAGTTGAGGCCCTGCTCAACGCCGATGACAACCGCCGAAACCGGCAGGTCCACGGCGTCGACACCGAGGGAAGCGTCGTCTTCACCGGCAGCCAGTGCAACGACCACGCGGGCCACCGCGACACGGGCCAGTGTACTGTCGCTGGCAACCTGCTGACTGACGAAGCGGTGCTCGATGCAACGGCCTCAACCTACGAGTCGGATGCCTTCGGCGAGGCCCCACTTGCCGAGCGACTGGTCGACGCGCTCGCGGCTGGTATTGAGGCGGGCGGCGACAAACGCGAATCGCTGTCGGTCGGTAGTGCCGCACTGAAGGTCGTGACGACCGAGGAGCAGGGTTACCGGCGGTTTTACAACGATCTGCGCGTCGACGCCAGCGAAACTCCCGTCGCGGATCTTCGGACGACCTACGAGGCCGCACTGCTGGGCTATGAACAGAGTTTAGACGAGTATGCGACAGCCGACGAAATCGAATCGCTGGGGCCCGAATAG
- the rpsJ gene encoding 30S ribosomal protein S10: MMQQARVRLAGTHPEDLDNICDDVREIADKTGVTLSGPIPLPTKKLNIPSRKSPDGEGTATWEHWEMRVHKRLIDLDADERALRQLMRVQVPNDVSIEIVLED; encoded by the coding sequence ATAATGCAGCAAGCACGCGTCCGCCTCGCTGGCACGCACCCCGAGGATCTCGACAACATCTGTGACGATGTCCGAGAGATCGCAGACAAGACCGGTGTCACGCTGAGTGGCCCGATCCCTCTGCCGACCAAGAAGCTCAACATCCCATCGCGGAAGTCGCCAGACGGCGAAGGGACCGCCACGTGGGAGCACTGGGAGATGCGCGTTCACAAACGGCTCATCGATCTGGATGCCGACGAACGTGCGCTCCGTCAGCTCATGCGTGTGCAGGTTCCGAACGACGTGAGCATCGAGATCGTCCTCGAAGACTAA
- a CDS encoding amino acid-binding protein, which produces MSDTGGEVQTHTVRLELVDEPGELLRALQPISEAGGNLLSIYHERGNLTPRGHIPVEVDISCAPNRFDNIVDSLRDAGVNVIQAGTERYDEELVVVLVGHLVDTDLSDTLRQIESCANASLTDLSLSAPRGRDETSSARIRLKTRSGTNGDALAKLREIAEDKELQVIEPLTEASQ; this is translated from the coding sequence ATGAGCGACACCGGCGGCGAGGTCCAGACCCACACGGTTCGGCTCGAACTCGTCGACGAGCCGGGCGAGCTGCTCCGCGCGCTCCAACCGATCTCCGAGGCGGGTGGCAATCTGCTGTCGATCTACCACGAACGCGGGAACCTCACGCCGCGGGGTCATATCCCGGTCGAGGTCGACATCTCGTGTGCCCCCAATCGGTTCGACAATATCGTCGACTCGCTACGGGATGCCGGTGTCAACGTCATTCAAGCCGGTACCGAGCGGTACGACGAGGAACTGGTCGTGGTTCTGGTCGGCCATCTCGTCGACACTGATCTCTCGGACACGCTCAGACAGATCGAATCCTGCGCCAACGCCTCGCTGACCGATCTCTCATTGTCGGCTCCGCGGGGTCGCGACGAGACATCCAGTGCTCGAATCCGACTCAAGACGCGGTCGGGGACCAACGGCGACGCGCTGGCAAAACTCCGGGAGATTGCTGAGGACAAGGAGCTGCAGGTCATCGAACCACTCACGGAGGCAAGCCAATGA
- a CDS encoding homoserine dehydrogenase — protein sequence MSGARLAVLGAGAVGRSVVELAEEYGHTVTAVADSSSAIVDPEGVDAEAVLQRKSDEGVVGDNDPSEALGAAYDVLVEVTPTTLGDAEPGFSHVKHGLERDKHVVLANKGPVAERYGELRELEADSEGKIRFEATVGGAIPILSTIEDFGPTHITAARGVLNGTANFILSRMAAEGLDYEHVLAEAQDLGVAEADPTFDVEGIDAALKFVILSNVLADGDQEFTLEDAAVDGITEIPGTALDLAAEDGRTIRLIGESTPEGVSVAPRLVPADGPLSVTGTLNIVQLETTHAGRLNISGRGAGGPETATAVLSDVSRLVE from the coding sequence ATGAGCGGCGCTCGACTCGCCGTGTTGGGTGCTGGTGCGGTCGGCCGCTCGGTGGTCGAACTCGCCGAGGAGTACGGCCACACCGTTACCGCGGTTGCGGACTCCTCGTCGGCCATCGTCGACCCAGAAGGTGTCGACGCCGAGGCCGTCCTCCAGCGCAAATCCGACGAGGGCGTCGTTGGTGACAACGACCCATCCGAGGCGTTAGGCGCTGCCTACGACGTGTTAGTCGAGGTCACACCGACGACACTCGGTGACGCCGAACCCGGCTTCTCGCACGTCAAGCATGGGCTCGAACGCGACAAACACGTCGTGCTGGCCAACAAGGGACCGGTTGCCGAGCGGTACGGCGAGCTGCGGGAGCTTGAGGCCGACAGCGAAGGGAAGATTCGATTCGAGGCGACCGTCGGCGGTGCGATTCCGATCCTCTCTACTATCGAGGATTTCGGACCGACCCATATTACCGCCGCACGTGGCGTCCTCAACGGGACGGCCAACTTCATCCTCTCGCGGATGGCCGCCGAGGGACTCGACTACGAACACGTGCTGGCCGAAGCCCAGGATCTCGGCGTCGCCGAGGCCGATCCGACGTTCGACGTCGAGGGGATCGACGCCGCGCTCAAGTTCGTCATTCTCTCGAACGTTCTAGCCGACGGCGATCAGGAGTTCACCCTCGAAGATGCAGCCGTCGACGGAATCACGGAGATTCCGGGAACCGCACTCGATCTCGCCGCCGAGGACGGCCGGACGATCCGCCTCATCGGTGAGTCGACGCCTGAGGGCGTCAGCGTCGCTCCACGGCTCGTTCCCGCCGACGGGCCACTGTCAGTGACGGGAACGCTCAACATCGTCCAACTGGAGACCACCCACGCCGGCCGACTGAACATCAGTGGTCGAGGTGCGGGCGGTCCCGAGACGGCGACCGCGGTACTGTCGGATGTGAGTCGACTGGTCGAGTAA
- a CDS encoding ribonuclease catalytic domain-containing protein → MSDDTVQTGTAEDQGPVRVTEDIADQLAAKREDLFEEFELRDEFPSDVLVEARKRTEDVYDEIESELDERRDLRELTTWTTDPADAQDFDDAISIDEDEEHYTLWVHIADVSHYVHPGSEMWAEALKRCNTIYLPAYTVHMLPPILAETVCSLVPNEDRLAHTVEMTIDRETLSFEEVDIYKSVIHSDERMTYTQAENRLEEEGTPLHEECSLVFELAEQLHQQRKEDGSLVLNPARDRAHTIVEECMLKANKAVTHELMWGRGVEAMYRVHPQPTPEQWNKALREIQELDSVSIPGGSWDDPRKAVNAALEESPGRMLNKIQRAVLKVMPRARYMNDPFGGHHALNFDIYGHFTSPIRRLSDLINHWIVAENEVPETLLELCDRASDKQKDGETVERLYKQFMQETHLDPHAINNRGLEVLSEAEIAELDDDDRERVHGVDA, encoded by the coding sequence ATGTCAGATGACACCGTCCAAACCGGGACTGCCGAGGATCAAGGCCCGGTCCGGGTGACCGAGGATATTGCCGATCAGTTAGCCGCCAAACGCGAGGACCTCTTCGAAGAGTTCGAACTCCGCGACGAGTTCCCCAGCGACGTGTTGGTCGAGGCCCGCAAGCGAACCGAGGACGTCTACGATGAGATCGAATCCGAACTCGACGAGCGGCGAGACCTACGCGAGCTGACGACATGGACGACCGATCCCGCCGACGCCCAGGACTTCGACGATGCGATCAGCATCGACGAAGACGAGGAACACTACACGCTGTGGGTTCACATTGCCGACGTGAGTCACTACGTCCATCCCGGCTCGGAGATGTGGGCCGAGGCACTCAAACGCTGTAATACCATCTATCTCCCAGCCTATACGGTTCATATGCTGCCTCCCATTTTGGCCGAGACAGTCTGTTCACTGGTTCCCAACGAAGACCGACTGGCCCACACCGTCGAGATGACAATCGACCGCGAGACGCTCTCGTTCGAGGAGGTCGACATCTACAAATCGGTGATCCACAGCGACGAACGAATGACCTACACGCAGGCCGAGAACCGTCTTGAGGAGGAAGGCACGCCGCTCCACGAGGAGTGTTCGCTGGTCTTCGAGTTGGCCGAACAGCTCCACCAACAGCGGAAGGAAGACGGTTCGCTCGTGCTCAATCCGGCACGGGATCGGGCCCACACCATCGTCGAGGAGTGTATGCTGAAGGCCAACAAGGCCGTCACCCACGAACTGATGTGGGGCCGTGGTGTCGAAGCGATGTACCGTGTCCACCCACAGCCGACGCCCGAACAGTGGAACAAGGCCCTTCGGGAGATTCAAGAACTCGACAGCGTCTCCATCCCCGGTGGCTCGTGGGACGACCCACGGAAGGCGGTCAACGCCGCCCTCGAAGAGTCACCCGGGCGGATGCTCAACAAGATCCAGCGCGCCGTTCTCAAGGTAATGCCACGGGCCCGCTACATGAACGACCCATTCGGTGGCCATCACGCGCTGAACTTCGATATTTATGGGCATTTCACCAGTCCGATCCGTCGACTCTCGGACCTGATCAACCACTGGATCGTCGCCGAAAACGAGGTGCCCGAAACCCTGCTGGAACTCTGTGATCGAGCCTCGGACAAACAGAAAGACGGCGAGACTGTCGAACGGCTTTACAAGCAGTTCATGCAGGAGACCCATCTCGATCCCCACGCGATCAACAACCGCGGCCTGGAGGTGCTCTCGGAGGCCGAAATCGCGGAACTTGACGACGACGACCGCGAGCGAGTTCACGGCGTCGACGCCTAA
- a CDS encoding DUF7562 family protein: MWSTRSNRGGNTVTCPACGDAVPRSEAREYDKEGNRWERHDKEFEHFCKDCFRELCHQPRGDLESTLANIEADGLSRTEFLTRYLQAVDDPGSADDPSSTDESET, translated from the coding sequence ATGTGGAGTACCCGGAGTAACCGGGGTGGTAACACGGTCACCTGTCCGGCCTGTGGAGACGCTGTGCCACGCTCGGAGGCGCGTGAGTACGACAAAGAGGGCAACCGCTGGGAGCGCCACGACAAGGAGTTCGAGCATTTCTGCAAAGACTGTTTTCGGGAGCTCTGTCACCAACCCCGCGGCGATCTCGAATCGACGCTTGCGAACATCGAGGCCGACGGACTCTCACGAACGGAGTTCCTCACACGCTATCTCCAGGCCGTCGACGATCCCGGCTCCGCCGACGACCCCAGTTCGACCGACGAATCTGAGACCTGA
- a CDS encoding transporter, translating into MVRPSTIGFLLGIVLFFIPIPPFAMIASIVVLLASVVLRLLGK; encoded by the coding sequence ATGGTCAGACCCAGCACGATTGGCTTTCTGCTCGGCATCGTCCTGTTTTTTATTCCCATACCGCCGTTTGCGATGATCGCCTCAATCGTCGTCCTGCTCGCATCGGTCGTGCTTCGACTGTTGGGGAAGTAA
- a CDS encoding TIGR00341 family protein produces MRYLEITIPEGRRDAVLGVLDDAGINYVMSDETSNENYSDVVRFPLPNRAVEPILDKLAAADIPESRVIIINAETVISEEFGAVREQYSQGGAKGERTSRQVLRAKADEFTPSLSIYVIMLLISAAVATAGLLGDSPAVVVGSMVIAPLLGPALAASIGIVTGDDELRREGFQYQILGVAVVIGASIGLGLLARLAGLEPGGVDIVLVAELEERVSPTLFSVLVALGAGVAGILSLTRGFSEAIVGVMIAAALIPPSAAVGITAAWGEYGAALGAFMLVIINLLSINAAALVTLWIAGYRPQGLFDVSPTRRSTYTYATIFGVGLLLLSVPLVGITLNEFETTQLEASAEGAVAGVISGPAYDAVIEYEVEIIREDGYPIRSVDRVVVTIRGLDPGPDAELTDRIYESMAAELDEPVLVEVQYIVAEERGQRSTEEVIPEPPTG; encoded by the coding sequence ATGCGCTATCTCGAAATCACGATCCCGGAGGGTCGACGGGACGCGGTCCTCGGCGTTCTCGACGACGCGGGAATCAACTACGTGATGAGCGACGAGACTAGCAATGAGAACTACAGCGACGTGGTCCGGTTCCCACTGCCGAACCGTGCGGTCGAGCCGATCTTGGACAAACTGGCAGCCGCCGACATCCCCGAGTCGCGCGTGATCATCATCAACGCCGAAACCGTCATTTCCGAGGAGTTCGGCGCGGTCCGCGAGCAGTACAGCCAAGGCGGAGCCAAGGGCGAACGCACCTCGCGGCAGGTCCTCCGAGCGAAGGCCGACGAGTTCACCCCATCGCTGTCGATCTACGTCATCATGCTCCTCATCAGCGCCGCGGTCGCCACCGCAGGGCTCTTGGGAGACTCCCCGGCAGTCGTCGTCGGCTCGATGGTGATCGCACCCCTGCTCGGCCCCGCGCTGGCAGCCAGCATCGGCATTGTCACCGGCGACGACGAGCTCCGGCGGGAGGGGTTCCAGTACCAGATCCTCGGCGTCGCGGTCGTCATCGGTGCCTCCATCGGTCTCGGCCTGCTGGCCCGACTCGCCGGCCTCGAACCGGGTGGCGTCGACATCGTGCTGGTCGCGGAACTCGAAGAACGCGTCTCGCCGACGCTGTTCTCGGTTCTCGTCGCCCTCGGCGCTGGCGTCGCGGGCATCCTGAGTCTGACCCGTGGCTTCTCGGAGGCGATTGTTGGTGTCATGATCGCGGCGGCGCTCATCCCACCCTCCGCAGCCGTCGGCATCACGGCGGCATGGGGGGAGTACGGCGCGGCACTCGGCGCGTTCATGCTCGTGATCATCAACCTGCTATCGATCAACGCCGCCGCGCTCGTCACCCTCTGGATCGCGGGCTACCGACCGCAGGGACTGTTTGACGTCTCACCCACGCGCCGGTCGACCTACACCTATGCGACGATCTTCGGTGTTGGCCTCCTCTTGCTTTCGGTGCCGCTGGTCGGGATCACGCTCAACGAGTTCGAGACGACCCAGTTGGAAGCCTCCGCGGAGGGGGCGGTCGCTGGCGTGATTTCGGGGCCAGCCTACGACGCGGTGATCGAATACGAAGTGGAGATCATCCGTGAGGACGGTTACCCGATCCGGTCGGTCGACCGGGTGGTCGTCACGATCCGCGGGCTCGATCCCGGACCGGACGCGGAACTCACAGATCGGATCTACGAGTCGATGGCCGCCGAACTCGACGAACCGGTACTGGTCGAAGTCCAGTACATCGTCGCTGAGGAACGCGGCCAGCGTTCGACTGAGGAGGTCATTCCGGAGCCGCCGACCGGCTAA
- a CDS encoding cell division protein SepF: protein MGIMSKILGGTDQRNAEDYVELDLDSFETAAADSAGPALRIAEVAGRQDVIPIKDAVYDGDLVIADITRHSTKDRTVEQIIDELRQVAEEVNGDIVQKGDDQLIITPTGIKISREKL from the coding sequence ATGGGTATCATGAGTAAGATTCTCGGCGGCACCGACCAGCGAAACGCCGAGGATTACGTCGAACTGGATCTCGATAGTTTCGAAACCGCGGCCGCAGACAGCGCAGGCCCCGCCCTCCGCATCGCCGAAGTCGCGGGTCGACAGGACGTGATTCCGATCAAAGACGCCGTCTATGACGGTGATCTCGTCATCGCGGACATCACGCGACACAGCACCAAAGACCGCACTGTCGAGCAGATCATCGACGAACTCCGACAGGTCGCCGAAGAGGTCAACGGGGACATCGTCCAGAAAGGCGACGACCAGCTTATTATCACGCCGACCGGGATCAAGATCTCCCGCGAAAAACTCTAA
- a CDS encoding RNA-binding protein encodes MQVKSRHHLRSDAISALQESLADSFGSELAGDSYELVELSETKFDVVLVDGEQLVAYLDDEPFLTVQGANEYPPTKSVVTVDAGAVSFVSNGADVMRPGIVEADDEIEAGDLVAIAEETHGKILGIGRALEDSDAMVGDSGKVVDSIHHVGDDLYTFSV; translated from the coding sequence ATGCAGGTCAAATCGAGACACCACCTCCGCAGCGACGCCATCTCCGCGTTGCAGGAGTCGCTGGCCGACTCGTTCGGCTCCGAACTCGCAGGCGACAGCTACGAACTGGTCGAATTAAGCGAGACGAAATTCGATGTCGTCCTCGTCGACGGCGAGCAACTCGTCGCCTATCTCGACGACGAACCGTTCCTCACCGTACAGGGCGCAAACGAGTACCCGCCCACGAAATCGGTCGTCACCGTCGACGCCGGTGCCGTTTCGTTTGTCTCTAACGGCGCGGACGTGATGCGGCCCGGCATCGTCGAAGCCGACGACGAGATCGAAGCCGGCGATCTGGTCGCAATCGCTGAAGAAACCCACGGCAAAATCCTCGGTATCGGTCGCGCGCTCGAAGACAGCGACGCAATGGTCGGCGACTCGGGGAAAGTCGTCGACTCGATCCACCACGTCGGCGACGATCTCTATACCTTTTCAGTCTAG